In Miscanthus floridulus cultivar M001 chromosome 5, ASM1932011v1, whole genome shotgun sequence, one genomic interval encodes:
- the LOC136452335 gene encoding uncharacterized protein has product MAEQLRSSQDAPNTPAPAQRVLVTNTHGETLVGLLHHMGSDKVVVLCHGFRASKDDSLITDLAAALTKQGISVFRFDFSGNGESEGEFHYGNYKKEAADLHSVVLYLRQEKYDVAAIVGHSKGGDVMVLYASIYNDVPMVVNLSGRFNLEKGIEVRLGNEFMDRINKEGYIDVTNKSGKVLYRVTKESLMERLSNDMHTASLSISKECRFFTIHGSADEIIPVEDAYEFAKLIPNHKLRVIEGANHCYTAHRRELSDAVVEAITSSEEGETTP; this is encoded by the exons ATGGCGGAGCAGCTCAGATCATCCCAAGATGCCCCCAATACCC CTGCGCCGGCACAGAGGGTACTGGTGACGAACACGCATGGGGAGACTCTCGTCGGCCTGCTGCACCACATGGGGTCCGACAAGGTTGTAGTGCTCTGCCATGGCTTTAGGGCTTCCAAG GACGATAGCCTCATTACTGATCTTGCGGCTGCACTAACAAAGCAAGGGATTAGCGTGTTTCGTTTTGATTTTAGTGGAAATGG AGAAAGTGAAGGTGAATTCCATTATGGCAACTACAAGAAGGAGGCTGCTGACTTGCACTCTGTTGTCTTGTATCTTCGCCAGGAAAAGTACGATGTAGCAGCAATTGTTGGTCACAGCAAAG GTGGAGATGTGATGGTTCTATATGCCTCTATCTACAACGATGTCCCCATGGTGGTTAACCTTTCTGGTCGGTTTAATTTGGAGAAAGGCATTGAGGTGCGCCTAGGCAATGAGTTTATGGATAGAATAAACAAAGAAGGCTACATTGATGTCACAAACAAATCAG GAAAGGTTTTGTACAGAGTAACCAAAGAGAGCTTGATGGAACGACTGAGCAATGATATGCACACAGCCAGCCTTTCCATCAGCAAAGAGTGCAG GTTCTTTACAATTCATGGTTCAGCCGACGAGATCATACCCGTGGAAGATGCATACGAGTTTGCAAAGCTTATACCAAATCACAAACTGCGTGTCATTGAGGGAGCAAATCACTGCTACACTGCTCACCGTAGAGAACTTTCTGATGCCGTAGTAGAAGCCATCACATCCAGTGAG GAAGGGGAAACCACACCCTAG